From Pelosinus fermentans DSM 17108, the proteins below share one genomic window:
- a CDS encoding gamma-glutamylcyclotransferase family protein: MGTTNPSRLYFAYGFNLDFERMKQKCTKPRVLCIARLPEHKIGFYENSVIWDGAVETVIPDTQSEVWGVLYQLESYDWEQLDNCEDVRLDGTGEYFHYPVEVLDEQSRVREASIYKKARLGKPKLPSTEYLDIIVQGAKEQGLPEFYIATLESIASKPASYAVPRVKNHGKKTISEGCEGCQ; encoded by the coding sequence ATGGGAACAACCAATCCAAGTCGTCTTTATTTTGCTTATGGGTTTAATCTCGATTTTGAAAGAATGAAGCAAAAATGCACTAAGCCACGTGTACTTTGCATAGCCCGATTACCGGAGCATAAAATAGGGTTTTATGAAAATTCTGTTATCTGGGATGGAGCTGTAGAAACTGTTATTCCTGATACTCAATCGGAAGTGTGGGGAGTGTTGTATCAATTAGAATCTTATGATTGGGAACAATTAGATAATTGCGAAGACGTTAGGTTAGATGGAACTGGGGAGTATTTTCATTATCCGGTAGAAGTACTTGATGAGCAAAGTAGGGTCAGAGAAGCAAGTATTTATAAGAAAGCCAGATTGGGAAAACCTAAGCTGCCTAGCACCGAGTATTTAGATATAATTGTTCAAGGGGCAAAAGAGCAGGGATTGCCTGAATTTTATATAGCGACGCTAGAAAGTATTGCATCAAAGCCTGCCTCCTATGCAGTGCCTAGGGTAAAGAATCACGGTAAGAAGACGATTTCGGAAGGCTGTGAAGGGTGCCAGTAG
- a CDS encoding XdhC family protein has product MDAKIFKAICIVKEEKSRAVLVTVIDTRGSTPRKAGTKMLVYPDGKILGTIGGGCTESEAKLQALRALDEGVSFTHILSLLDDTAADEGMVCGGTMEIFLQVICSS; this is encoded by the coding sequence ATGGATGCGAAAATTTTTAAGGCTATTTGTATAGTTAAAGAGGAAAAGAGTAGGGCTGTATTAGTCACGGTCATTGATACTCGTGGATCGACGCCTCGTAAAGCTGGCACCAAGATGCTTGTCTATCCTGATGGAAAGATACTAGGTACGATTGGTGGTGGTTGTACAGAGTCAGAAGCTAAGTTACAAGCTCTTCGAGCATTGGATGAGGGGGTGTCGTTTACTCATATTCTGTCGTTACTCGATGATACTGCTGCTGATGAAGGTATGGTTTGCGGTGGTACAATGGAGATCTTCCTGCAAGTGATTTGTAGCAGCTAG
- a CDS encoding XdhC family protein, whose product MDHFSNILQQFNHFQSTQIITIVGTPKDQTIHLGKMLTISKGNEFEGMLIDKEFTALVVNKIETANWQRPTIIEIEYEGAYRLFWDCLCTRLSALVLGGGHISQPVVELLHLIGYAVTVIDDRPEFANTLSFPNAEKVICENFGTALKDVESNDYSAIIIVTRGHRYDLECLRAVLNYPVPYLGMIGSKRRVKGIRDKLTEEGIAAENLSRLRAPIGLDLGAQTPAEIALSIVAEILASARNATCLPLSGKRRE is encoded by the coding sequence ATGGATCATTTCTCAAATATTTTACAACAATTCAATCATTTTCAATCGACGCAAATTATAACAATAGTAGGCACTCCGAAAGATCAAACAATTCACTTAGGAAAAATGTTGACTATATCCAAGGGAAATGAGTTTGAAGGAATGCTTATTGACAAAGAATTTACAGCTTTGGTTGTTAATAAGATAGAAACAGCAAATTGGCAGAGGCCCACTATCATAGAAATAGAATATGAGGGGGCTTACCGCCTTTTTTGGGATTGTTTGTGCACTCGTCTGAGTGCTTTAGTGCTAGGTGGTGGACACATCAGTCAGCCCGTAGTAGAATTGTTGCATCTGATTGGTTATGCTGTAACAGTAATAGATGACCGTCCAGAGTTTGCCAATACCCTTTCTTTCCCCAATGCAGAAAAAGTTATTTGTGAAAACTTTGGAACTGCTTTAAAAGACGTAGAAAGTAACGATTATTCGGCAATTATCATAGTTACTAGAGGGCATCGTTATGATTTAGAATGTTTACGGGCTGTACTTAATTATCCGGTACCGTATCTAGGGATGATCGGTAGTAAACGAAGGGTGAAAGGGATTAGGGACAAACTGACTGAAGAAGGTATCGCAGCAGAGAATTTATCACGTCTGCGAGCTCCCATTGGTCTTGACCTTGGTGCTCAGACACCAGCGGAAATTGCTCTTAGTATTGTTGCAGAGATATTAGCATCAGCTCGAAATGCTACCTGCTTACCGCTTAGCGGTAAAAGGAGGGAATAA